From one uncultured Methanoregula sp. genomic stretch:
- a CDS encoding 50S ribosomal protein L19e, with amino-acid sequence MSDVASQKRIAAAILKCGVNRVWFDPSRISDIENAISREDLRGLVTDGAIKARQKKGVSRGRARARIAQRSYGHRKGAGKRKGAAGARNPSKTAWVQKIRAIRKVLVELRDAATIDRHLYRILYRKAAGGQFRSVAHMKAQMEILQGRMK; translated from the coding sequence ATGAGTGACGTCGCGAGCCAGAAACGTATCGCTGCCGCAATCTTGAAGTGCGGTGTCAACCGCGTCTGGTTTGACCCCTCCCGCATCTCCGATATCGAGAACGCGATCTCGCGTGAGGATCTCAGAGGGCTTGTCACCGATGGCGCCATCAAGGCACGCCAGAAAAAAGGTGTAAGCCGCGGCAGGGCACGGGCACGGATTGCCCAGCGCTCCTACGGCCACCGCAAGGGTGCCGGGAAACGGAAGGGTGCGGCAGGTGCCCGCAACCCGAGCAAGACTGCATGGGTCCAGAAGATCCGTGCAATCAGGAAAGTACTCGTTGAACTCCGCGATGCCGCAACCATTGACCGGCACCTGTACCGCATCCTTTACCGGAAAGCGGCCGGCGGCCAGTTCAGGAGTGTCGCGCACATGAAGGCGCAGATGGAGATCCTCCAGGGGAGGATGAAGTAA
- a CDS encoding 50S ribosomal protein L32e, giving the protein MTTEVKRLIRVRVEKGASFKRDGFGKKRQLSDSWRKPRGQHNKQREQKKAKGALPKPGFGSPIAVRGMHPSGFFEVLVASAKELEGLDPKTQAIRIGATVGDRKRLIIQEKAGAAGLKVLNARIVKAEAKKPEKAAAKTEGKEKKAEKPSKTKAPAAPAKKDAAKAKPAPKAEEKAPAKAAKSAKPKAESAEKPAAKKAPAKAAKPAAEKDAEAKPTAAAKPKAKTTKSGVKKNE; this is encoded by the coding sequence ATGACTACTGAAGTAAAACGACTGATCCGGGTGCGCGTGGAAAAAGGCGCAAGCTTCAAGCGCGACGGATTCGGCAAGAAACGCCAGCTCTCTGATTCCTGGAGAAAGCCCCGCGGACAACACAACAAGCAGAGGGAACAGAAGAAGGCAAAGGGAGCACTCCCGAAGCCCGGATTCGGAAGTCCCATTGCAGTGCGTGGCATGCACCCGAGCGGCTTCTTCGAGGTTCTGGTTGCGTCAGCAAAAGAGCTCGAAGGACTCGATCCCAAGACCCAGGCAATCCGGATTGGAGCTACCGTCGGAGACCGCAAGCGCCTCATCATCCAGGAGAAAGCAGGTGCAGCAGGACTCAAGGTACTGAATGCCCGCATCGTGAAGGCAGAGGCAAAAAAGCCGGAAAAGGCTGCAGCAAAGACTGAAGGAAAGGAGAAGAAAGCAGAAAAGCCCTCCAAGACCAAAGCACCTGCAGCCCCGGCAAAGAAGGACGCGGCAAAGGCAAAGCCGGCGCCAAAGGCTGAAGAGAAAGCCCCGGCAAAGGCAGCGAAATCTGCAAAGCCCAAGGCAGAATCTGCTGAGAAGCCTGCCGCAAAGAAGGCCCCGGCAAAGGCAGCCAAGCCCGCAGCTGAAAAGGATGCTGAAGCCAAGCCAACGGCAGCTGCAAAGCCCAAGGCCAAAACCACCAAATCAGGGGTGAAGAAGAATGAGTGA
- a CDS encoding 50S ribosomal protein L6 has product MSAIRKVKIPEGIKAQLDGMQLRVTGPKGQLSRNMRFPQVSVIIDGGEITISTESSRKEITAMVGTLEAHTKNMFRGVSEGFEYRMKVVYSHFPIQLKLQGNRLEIANFLGEKKARYARIEAGVTAKVANDEVVLTGIDRELVGTSAANIEHATHIRNRDPRVFQDGIYMVQRG; this is encoded by the coding sequence ATGTCAGCAATAAGAAAAGTAAAAATTCCCGAGGGCATAAAAGCCCAGCTTGACGGCATGCAGCTTCGCGTAACCGGCCCAAAAGGGCAGCTCTCCCGCAACATGCGGTTCCCCCAGGTTTCCGTCATCATTGACGGCGGCGAGATCACCATCTCGACCGAATCCAGCAGGAAAGAGATCACCGCTATGGTCGGGACTCTTGAAGCCCACACGAAGAACATGTTCCGTGGCGTAAGCGAAGGATTCGAGTACCGCATGAAAGTGGTGTACAGCCACTTCCCCATCCAGCTCAAGCTTCAGGGTAACCGGCTTGAGATCGCCAATTTCCTTGGAGAGAAGAAGGCACGGTATGCGCGGATCGAAGCAGGTGTAACCGCAAAGGTTGCCAATGACGAGGTTGTGCTCACGGGCATTGACCGCGAACTGGTAGGCACCTCCGCGGCCAACATCGAACATGCGACTCACATCCGCAACCGCGACCCGCGTGTGTTCCAGGATGGAATCTATATGGTCCAGAGGGGCTGA
- a CDS encoding 30S ribosomal protein S8 has protein sequence MTRLNPIADGMCALKNAGDTGKSVCVIEPASKLLGAMLRIMQDAGYIGSFEFVDDGRGGQLKVNLTGKINRCGAITPRFSVQLDEMEYWEKQYLPGKNFGLLMLSTSRGVISHVQARKEGIGGELLGYVY, from the coding sequence ATGACACGATTAAATCCAATTGCAGACGGAATGTGTGCCCTGAAAAATGCCGGTGATACCGGAAAGTCCGTGTGCGTTATCGAACCCGCAAGTAAACTCCTTGGCGCAATGCTTCGCATTATGCAGGACGCCGGGTATATCGGCAGCTTCGAGTTCGTTGATGACGGCAGAGGCGGACAGCTCAAGGTCAACCTGACCGGAAAGATCAACCGCTGCGGTGCCATCACCCCGCGGTTCTCAGTACAGCTGGATGAAATGGAATACTGGGAGAAGCAGTACCTCCCCGGCAAGAACTTTGGTCTCCTGATGCTTTCGACCTCGCGTGGTGTCATTTCCCACGTGCAGGCAAGAAAGGAAGGCATCGGTGGCGAACTGCTCGGGTACGTCTATTAG
- a CDS encoding 30S ribosomal protein S14 — translation MAGERKKIYGRGANECKMCGRKQGLVRRYHIMFCRQCFREWAQKMGFKKMS, via the coding sequence ATGGCAGGAGAAAGGAAGAAGATCTACGGTCGCGGTGCGAACGAGTGCAAGATGTGCGGGCGCAAACAGGGGCTCGTACGCAGATATCATATCATGTTCTGCAGGCAGTGCTTCCGCGAATGGGCTCAGAAGATGGGCTTCAAGAAGATGAGCTGA
- a CDS encoding 50S ribosomal protein L5: MRDIYIDKVVVHMGVGEAGDKLVKAENIMKTITKQTPIRSIAKKTQPAFSVRKGMPIGCKVTLRGKSARDFIATALTIVQKTVFESQFDKSGNFAFGIEEHTDFPGMSYDPQIGIFGMDVNVVLERKGIRITRRKMEQKKLPIKQRVNKTDAIAFLKEKYQVEVR, encoded by the coding sequence ATGCGCGATATCTACATTGATAAGGTTGTCGTCCACATGGGCGTCGGCGAGGCCGGCGACAAGCTCGTAAAAGCCGAGAATATCATGAAGACGATCACCAAGCAGACGCCGATCCGGAGCATCGCCAAGAAGACACAGCCTGCGTTTTCCGTCAGGAAAGGCATGCCCATCGGGTGCAAGGTTACTCTCCGTGGCAAATCCGCCCGCGATTTCATTGCAACTGCCCTTACGATCGTCCAGAAAACTGTCTTTGAGAGCCAGTTTGACAAGAGCGGAAACTTTGCGTTCGGTATCGAAGAGCACACGGACTTCCCCGGAATGTCCTATGATCCGCAGATCGGTATCTTCGGTATGGATGTCAACGTTGTGCTCGAGCGCAAAGGCATCCGGATCACCCGCAGGAAAATGGAGCAGAAAAAGCTCCCCATAAAACAGCGCGTGAACAAGACAGATGCAATTGCATTTCTCAAGGAGAAGTACCAGGTCGAGGTGCGCTAA
- a CDS encoding 30S ribosomal protein S4e, producing the protein MSDHLKRLNAPDSWHIAKKTTKFITKTAPGPHNANAMPIAVWLRDHMDFARNMKEIKQILRQKDVIINGKVCRDPRMGIGIFDIVALPKINKYYRILRDKDGRHVSVEIDAEAAKTRLCKIKNKTTITGGKVQLNMRDGSNLLADNTYKSGDSIVLSLEPETRFKIVDHFPFAVGNMAMIIGGKHSGKVARIIDIIKVPGSVPNKIILEDEKSGTKFDTVSPYIYMVGKKTPAIAKWGHEA; encoded by the coding sequence ATGTCAGATCATCTGAAGCGTTTAAACGCCCCGGACTCGTGGCATATTGCTAAGAAGACCACGAAGTTCATTACGAAAACAGCACCGGGACCGCACAATGCAAATGCTATGCCGATTGCCGTCTGGCTTCGTGACCACATGGACTTTGCGCGGAACATGAAGGAGATCAAACAGATCCTCCGCCAGAAAGATGTAATCATCAACGGAAAGGTCTGCCGTGATCCCAGGATGGGTATCGGCATCTTCGATATCGTTGCCCTTCCCAAGATCAACAAGTATTACCGCATCCTGCGCGACAAGGATGGGCGGCACGTATCCGTCGAGATCGATGCCGAGGCAGCCAAGACCCGCCTCTGCAAGATCAAGAACAAGACGACCATCACTGGTGGTAAGGTCCAGCTCAACATGCGGGATGGCTCCAACCTTCTCGCTGACAACACCTACAAGTCTGGAGACTCGATAGTCCTCTCTCTCGAGCCCGAGACCCGGTTCAAGATTGTCGATCACTTCCCGTTTGCCGTTGGTAACATGGCAATGATCATCGGCGGGAAACACTCCGGCAAGGTTGCACGGATCATCGATATCATCAAGGTCCCCGGCAGCGTTCCGAACAAGATCATACTCGAAGACGAGAAATCGGGCACCAAGTTCGACACCGTCTCGCCTTACATCTACATGGTCGGCAAGAAGACACCCGCAATTGCAAAATGGGGGCATGAAGCGTGA
- the rplX gene encoding 50S ribosomal protein L24: MVRIESSQPRKQRKARYTAPSHVNTKFLNAPLSEALKEKYTKKTLRVIKGDTVKVTRGDFVGNEGLVDAVDTKKSKLVVHGVSSTKADGTEVPRGIDASNVQITKLNLADKRRVEKLGETE; the protein is encoded by the coding sequence ATGGTAAGAATTGAAAGCTCACAGCCAAGAAAACAGAGAAAGGCCCGCTATACTGCACCGTCCCATGTCAACACAAAATTCCTCAATGCCCCGTTATCAGAGGCTCTGAAGGAAAAATATACGAAGAAGACCCTGCGTGTCATCAAGGGCGATACCGTCAAGGTGACCCGCGGCGATTTCGTTGGGAATGAAGGTCTGGTTGACGCTGTCGACACCAAAAAATCAAAACTGGTTGTCCACGGCGTATCTTCCACCAAGGCTGACGGCACTGAAGTGCCCCGCGGAATTGATGCGTCGAACGTGCAGATCACAAAACTGAATCTTGCAGACAAGCGCCGCGTGGAAAAACTGGGGGAGACTGAATAA
- a CDS encoding 50S ribosomal protein L14 yields MKAKQSKTPRALATGTRLACADNTGARTVQIISVFGYHGVRRRQPKLGLGDLCTASVQKGTPDMRRKLVRAVVIRAKKEMRRPNGMRVSFDDNAVVVVDEKNEPKGTEIKGPVAREVAERFPKLGSMATIIV; encoded by the coding sequence ATGAAGGCAAAGCAGTCCAAGACGCCGAGGGCACTTGCGACGGGGACGAGGCTTGCCTGCGCCGATAATACCGGAGCAAGGACAGTACAGATCATCTCTGTCTTTGGCTACCATGGTGTCCGGCGCCGTCAGCCCAAGCTGGGTCTTGGCGATCTCTGCACGGCCAGTGTCCAGAAAGGCACTCCGGACATGCGCCGCAAGCTTGTGCGTGCAGTCGTCATCCGTGCAAAGAAGGAGATGCGCAGGCCCAACGGCATGCGTGTATCCTTTGATGACAACGCTGTTGTTGTCGTGGATGAGAAGAACGAGCCCAAGGGAACTGAGATCAAGGGACCGGTCGCCCGCGAAGTGGCTGAGCGATTCCCCAAGCTCGGTTCCATGGCGACGATTATTGTATGA
- a CDS encoding 30S ribosomal protein S17, translating to MAQNIGLNVQAPSVECKDVNCPFHGTLPVRGQVITGKVVSDRMMGTVVVERNYMHYVRKYKRYEKRSSKLHAHNAPCIPVKVGDMVKIAECRPLSKSTTFVVVEVLQP from the coding sequence ATGGCACAAAACATTGGATTGAACGTCCAGGCTCCAAGCGTGGAATGCAAGGACGTTAATTGTCCGTTTCACGGCACTTTACCGGTGCGCGGCCAGGTGATCACCGGCAAAGTCGTGAGCGATCGTATGATGGGCACGGTCGTAGTGGAACGAAATTACATGCACTATGTCCGTAAATACAAGCGGTACGAGAAGCGAAGCTCAAAGCTTCATGCTCACAACGCACCCTGTATACCGGTAAAAGTGGGTGACATGGTGAAGATAGCTGAATGCAGACCGCTCTCCAAGAGCACTACCTTTGTCGTTGTGGAGGTGCTTCAGCCATGA
- a CDS encoding ribonuclease P protein subunit translates to MISSQNVLSHEVIGLNILVSGAANPSHRGLSGRIIDETKNLLVIETCRGVKRIPKMHTTFQVMLPSRELVEIDGSVMVLAPEKRINLHEKKRIT, encoded by the coding sequence ATGATCTCTTCCCAGAATGTTCTCAGCCACGAAGTGATCGGGCTGAACATTCTGGTATCAGGAGCTGCAAACCCCAGTCACAGGGGACTATCCGGTCGCATCATCGATGAAACGAAAAACCTGCTCGTGATAGAGACCTGCCGTGGTGTAAAACGCATCCCAAAAATGCACACCACGTTTCAGGTCATGCTTCCCAGCAGGGAACTTGTTGAGATAGATGGCTCCGTTATGGTTCTGGCTCCTGAAAAAAGGATCAACCTGCACGAAAAGAAGAGGATAACATAA
- the rpmC gene encoding 50S ribosomal protein L29: protein MAIFRAKDVQQLSDVELQEQMGKLRMELVQHYGKVSAGGATENPGHIGELRRTIARMMTEQNRRRTA, encoded by the coding sequence ATGGCAATATTCAGAGCCAAGGATGTCCAGCAGCTCTCCGATGTAGAACTGCAGGAACAGATGGGAAAACTCCGGATGGAACTTGTCCAGCACTACGGTAAGGTCAGTGCCGGTGGGGCTACCGAGAATCCCGGCCACATTGGCGAACTCCGGCGAACCATTGCCCGCATGATGACCGAGCAGAACCGCAGGAGAACTGCATGA
- a CDS encoding 30S ribosomal protein S3: MAVERKFIAEGVRKARVEKYLSKELKRAGYGGMDIARTPLGTQVTIFAEKPGIVIGKGGKLVHQLTQDLAQNYGVESPQIEVQQVNNPSFNAQIMAERLANALERGWYFRKAGTSILRRVMDSGALGCEVVIAGKLTGARARTQKFTEGYIKHCGEPSNTIVEKGYAVAIKKLGVIGVQVKLVPAGAKLPDHFSIIEQEKKRPASKATVTAIGDIDSEDPALPDEDLAEEQ; this comes from the coding sequence ATGGCAGTCGAGAGAAAATTTATTGCTGAGGGTGTCCGGAAAGCCCGCGTCGAGAAGTACCTCTCCAAGGAACTGAAACGGGCAGGATACGGCGGTATGGATATCGCACGGACTCCTCTCGGTACTCAGGTCACAATCTTTGCCGAGAAACCCGGTATTGTAATCGGTAAGGGTGGCAAGCTGGTCCACCAGCTCACCCAGGATCTCGCCCAGAACTATGGCGTCGAATCCCCCCAGATCGAAGTGCAGCAGGTCAACAACCCCAGCTTCAACGCACAGATCATGGCGGAAAGGCTGGCGAACGCACTCGAGCGCGGCTGGTACTTCCGTAAGGCAGGAACCAGTATCCTTCGCCGTGTCATGGACTCCGGCGCACTGGGATGCGAAGTTGTCATCGCCGGCAAGCTGACCGGTGCCCGTGCAAGGACCCAGAAGTTTACTGAAGGGTACATTAAGCACTGTGGTGAACCCAGCAACACGATCGTTGAGAAAGGCTATGCCGTTGCGATCAAGAAACTCGGTGTCATAGGTGTCCAGGTCAAGCTTGTTCCCGCGGGAGCAAAACTGCCCGACCACTTCTCTATAATTGAACAGGAGAAGAAACGCCCCGCATCAAAAGCCACGGTAACCGCCATCGGTGATATCGATTCGGAAGACCCGGCTCTTCCCGATGAGGATCTTGCGGAGGAACAGTAA
- a CDS encoding 50S ribosomal protein L22, producing MARTEYSQKIKGDTIAKAKANELNMSPKHSIEIATFIRHQRVNDAIAYLNEVVKLKKAIPFRRFNRNVAHKRGLPGNWDAGRYPVKASKEYIRILESVKKNAEYLGLDAENLEIIHASANRGRAQKAFFPRAMGRATPKVRESVNIEVVVREVA from the coding sequence ATGGCAAGAACTGAATACTCACAAAAAATCAAGGGTGACACCATTGCAAAAGCAAAAGCCAACGAGCTGAACATGTCCCCCAAGCATTCAATCGAGATTGCCACGTTCATCCGTCACCAGCGCGTGAACGATGCAATTGCGTACCTGAATGAAGTGGTCAAGCTGAAGAAGGCAATTCCCTTCAGGCGCTTCAACCGCAATGTCGCGCACAAGCGCGGTCTTCCCGGCAACTGGGATGCGGGACGCTATCCCGTCAAGGCATCCAAAGAATACATCCGGATTCTCGAATCCGTCAAGAAGAATGCCGAGTATCTCGGCCTTGATGCTGAAAATCTCGAGATCATCCATGCGTCGGCAAACCGCGGTCGTGCCCAGAAGGCGTTCTTCCCCCGTGCAATGGGGCGAGCAACACCCAAGGTCCGCGAATCCGTGAATATCGAAGTAGTTGTCCGCGAGGTGGCGTAA
- a CDS encoding 30S ribosomal protein S19 translates to MAAPKKTQKRMPRRREEFTYRGFKIEELKAMGISELLPLMPARPRRKIVRGFSRGEETLLAKVREGDEKIRTHLREMIVMPEMIGKTIEIYNGKEFVKVEFQPESVFHYLGEFALTRKRVSHGSAGIGATRGSKYVPLK, encoded by the coding sequence ATGGCAGCACCTAAAAAGACACAGAAGAGAATGCCAAGACGGCGTGAGGAGTTCACCTACCGTGGGTTTAAGATCGAGGAGCTGAAAGCGATGGGGATTTCCGAACTTCTCCCCCTCATGCCAGCCCGCCCCCGCCGCAAGATCGTACGCGGCTTTTCACGCGGTGAAGAGACATTGCTCGCAAAAGTCCGTGAAGGTGACGAGAAGATCAGGACTCATCTCCGCGAGATGATCGTTATGCCCGAAATGATCGGGAAAACAATCGAGATCTACAATGGCAAGGAATTTGTCAAGGTAGAATTCCAGCCTGAATCGGTCTTCCACTATCTTGGTGAATTTGCACTGACAAGAAAGAGGGTTTCTCACGGTAGCGCCGGTATCGGTGCAACCAGAGGCAGCAAGTACGTTCCGCTGAAGTGA
- a CDS encoding 50S ribosomal protein L2, with protein MGHRITTQARGKGGPTYRAPSHRYKAELKHIGDDTQKITGTVIDIEHDPARNAPIALVKLENGTKVYMLVTEGLGIGESVLWAAAGEVKNGNTLTLQNIPTGTYICNIEARPNDGGKFVRSSGVQAVVVDKSEDRVGVRMPSGKTKWFNARCRATVGIVAGGGRVEKPFVKAGNKYHKMQNTASNWPRVRGVAMNVIDHPFGGGGHQHTGRPKTIARGTSPGRTVGHVAARRTGKSRK; from the coding sequence ATGGGACATCGAATCACAACACAAGCCCGAGGAAAGGGAGGCCCGACATACCGCGCACCATCTCACCGGTATAAGGCCGAGCTGAAGCACATCGGTGACGACACGCAGAAGATCACCGGCACAGTGATTGATATCGAACACGATCCGGCCCGCAATGCGCCGATTGCACTCGTAAAACTCGAGAACGGCACCAAGGTCTATATGCTCGTTACCGAGGGACTTGGCATCGGGGAGTCCGTTCTCTGGGCCGCTGCAGGGGAAGTCAAGAATGGCAACACCCTGACGCTCCAGAACATCCCTACCGGTACCTACATCTGCAACATCGAGGCACGCCCGAATGATGGCGGTAAATTTGTCCGTTCATCGGGTGTCCAGGCCGTTGTAGTTGATAAATCGGAAGACCGCGTGGGTGTCAGGATGCCCAGCGGAAAGACCAAATGGTTCAACGCACGCTGCCGTGCAACAGTAGGGATCGTTGCAGGTGGCGGCCGTGTCGAGAAGCCGTTTGTGAAAGCAGGGAACAAGTACCACAAGATGCAGAACACAGCATCCAACTGGCCCCGTGTCCGTGGTGTCGCAATGAACGTCATCGACCACCCGTTCGGTGGCGGTGGGCACCAGCACACCGGTCGCCCGAAGACCATTGCCCGCGGAACATCGCCGGGCAGGACGGTAGGTCATGTGGCTGCACGCAGGACAGGAAAGAGCAGGAAGTGA
- a CDS encoding 50S ribosomal protein L23: MTLKYPFVTEKAMVLLENQSKLQFLVTREASKDDVKREIEKSFGQKVRSVRTLMTMHGQKKAIVSFENDKAAEEILSRLGIM, from the coding sequence ATGACCCTGAAATATCCCTTTGTCACAGAAAAGGCAATGGTCCTTCTCGAGAACCAGAGCAAGCTCCAGTTCCTCGTCACCCGCGAAGCATCCAAGGATGACGTCAAGCGCGAGATCGAGAAGTCATTCGGCCAGAAAGTCAGGAGTGTTAGGACGCTCATGACCATGCACGGTCAGAAGAAGGCTATCGTGAGCTTTGAGAACGACAAGGCCGCCGAGGAGATCCTCAGCCGGCTTGGCATTATGTAG
- the rpl4p gene encoding 50S ribosomal protein L4, with amino-acid sequence MKAQVKTLDGGVTKSIDLPEIFSEEYRPDLIKKAVMALQSTRRQPHGSHPFAGIRSSAVGWGSGRGSSHVPRLKNGSRAAKVPQAKGGREAHPPKVAKILIKEINQKEKQKAFRSAVAASVNEELVKGRGHLFEGAVPVILEDKFEAIARTQDVITALTTAGVYNDIERSKDSRKVKAGRGKMRGRRFKQRKSLLIVTAEKPLLAARNLSGVDVVTVDQLNVEHLAPGMQAGRLTVWTESALVRLEGR; translated from the coding sequence ATGAAAGCACAGGTTAAAACACTGGATGGCGGAGTTACCAAGAGTATCGATCTTCCGGAGATCTTCTCCGAAGAGTACCGCCCCGATCTGATCAAGAAGGCAGTTATGGCGCTCCAGAGCACCCGGAGACAGCCGCACGGATCCCACCCATTCGCAGGCATCCGCTCGTCAGCAGTTGGCTGGGGAAGCGGTCGCGGATCATCACATGTTCCGCGTCTCAAGAATGGCTCCCGTGCCGCCAAGGTCCCGCAGGCCAAGGGTGGTCGTGAGGCACACCCGCCGAAAGTTGCGAAGATCTTAATCAAGGAGATCAACCAGAAGGAGAAACAGAAGGCATTCCGCTCGGCGGTTGCTGCAAGCGTGAACGAAGAACTCGTCAAGGGACGCGGCCACCTCTTTGAGGGTGCAGTTCCCGTTATCCTTGAGGACAAGTTCGAGGCAATTGCTCGCACGCAGGATGTTATCACTGCACTGACCACCGCAGGTGTCTACAATGACATCGAACGCTCAAAGGACAGCAGGAAGGTTAAGGCAGGCAGGGGCAAGATGCGCGGTCGCCGGTTCAAGCAGCGCAAGAGCCTGCTCATCGTTACCGCGGAGAAGCCGCTGCTCGCAGCCCGGAACCTCTCCGGCGTAGATGTTGTCACTGTTGACCAACTGAATGTCGAGCACCTTGCTCCGGGCATGCAGGCGGGCCGCCTGACCGTCTGGACCGAGAGCGCACTTGTACGCCTGGAGGGAAGGTAA